TAAAAACATTGCATCCTCTTGAGGTAGAAGTGATTCTTCGGTACAGAGAGGGTGATAAAATTTCTGCGTTCAGTCTTTCTGAGGATTTATCGTATAATGAGGGGCAATCAAATAAGGTAATTGAATGGCTTTCTTGTAAGGGTATTATTAGTGAAATTTTTAGAAAGGTTAATGTGTTTTATCATTTAACTGAAAAAGGACTTGATGCCTTAAAAAATGGTTTGGTTGAAGAGAAGATAATCAAGCTTGTATCCAGTAAGAGGGTTTTAGTTACCGACTTGGCGGGAGAGTTGGGTGTTGATGTTAAAGATATTGGCAAGGCGTTTGGAAATTTAATTAAAGAAGATGTGATATCTTTGGGCCTAAATAAAGAAATTATTGTTAAGGATTTAGAAAAGCCTGCTAGTTATAAAATAGTTAAAAGACTTCTTTTAAGAGCTCAAGAAGGCGATATATTAGAAGATGCTTTATCGGGAGATGAGTTACTTGCTATTTCTAGCGTGTCTAGGCGGAAAGGTGCTAGTGATATCTTATTTAAGGTCAAAGAAAGGGTGGACTTAGGATTCGAGTTTACTAGGTTTGGATTGGAAGTAAGATCTGAGTATGTAACTCGTGAGCTTCCAACAGATCAGACAGATCAGATTGTAAAATTAACACCAGAGATTTTGAAAAAGGGGTCCTATTTAGGTAAAAAATTTAGAGCATATGATATTCATGTTTTGTCAAACAAGACTTTCATTGGGCGTGCAAATCCTTATTCTGAGTATATTGCTAGGGTTAAGGATAAACTCGTGGGCCTTGGATTTGAAGAGTTTGATGGGCCACTGGTAGAGTCAGAATTTTTTAACAATGATGCTCTTTTTATGCCTCAATTTCATCCTGCTCGTGATGTAAGGGATGTTTATTATATTAAAGAACCAAATGCTTTAGACTCCCTACCGGAGTCCTTGTTCTTTAAT
This is a stretch of genomic DNA from Borrelia sp. P9F1. It encodes these proteins:
- a CDS encoding phenylalanine--tRNA ligase subunit alpha; its protein translation is MIVKTLHPLEVEVILRYREGDKISAFSLSEDLSYNEGQSNKVIEWLSCKGIISEIFRKVNVFYHLTEKGLDALKNGLVEEKIIKLVSSKRVLVTDLAGELGVDVKDIGKAFGNLIKEDVISLGLNKEIIVKDLEKPASYKIVKRLLLRAQEGDILEDALSGDELLAISSVSRRKGASDILFKVKERVDLGFEFTRFGLEVRSEYVTRELPTDQTDQIVKLTPEILKKGSYLGKKFRAYDIHVLSNKTFIGRANPYSEYIARVKDKLVGLGFEEFDGPLVESEFFNNDALFMPQFHPARDVRDVYYIKEPNALDSLPESLFFNVKSVHENGFRTGSRGWRYNFDESISKKLVLRTQGTVLSAKQLMSAKNPGKYFGIVRCFRYDQVDATHGADFYQTEGIVIGDDVNIKTLLGLLEIFARELAGATEVRYVPAYFPFTEPSIEVHVKHPVLGWFELGGSGMFRPEVTKPFGVEVPVVAWGIGIDRMALMHLGLNDLRELFTHDIGDVVLRRGR